A window of the Equus asinus isolate D_3611 breed Donkey chromosome 20, EquAss-T2T_v2, whole genome shotgun sequence genome harbors these coding sequences:
- the LOC106835970 gene encoding putative olfactory receptor 8G3 → MDTGNHSIVTEFILAGLTDHAELQLPLFFLFLGIYVVTVVGNLGMITLIGLSSHLHTPMYYFLSSLSFIDLCHSTVITPKMLVNFVTEKNIISYPECMTQLYFFIIFAIAECHMLAAMAYDRYVAICNPLLYNVIMSYHICFWLTVGVYILGILGSTVHTGFMLRLFFCKTNVINHYFCDLFPLLELSCSSIYINELLVLVLSAFNILTPALTILASYIFILSSILQIHSTGGRSKAFSTCSSHISAVAVFFGSAAFMYLQPPSVSSMDQGKVSSVFYSIIVPMLNPLIYSLRNKDVKFALKKILDSKNFHE, encoded by the coding sequence ATGGACACTGGAAATCATTCCATAGTAACTGAGTTCATCCTCGCTGGGCTAACAGATCATGCTGAACTCCAACTAccactcttcttcctcttcctaggAATCTATGTGGTCACAGTGGTGGGGAACCTGGGCATGATCACATTGATAGGACTCAGTTCTCACctgcacacccccatgtactaTTTCCTCAGCAGCTTGTCCTTCATTGATCTCTGCCATTCCACTGTCATTACTCCCAAAATGCTGGTGAACTTTGTGACAGAGAAGAACATCATTTCCTACCCTGAATGCATGACTcagctttatttcttcatcatttttgcTATTGCAGAGTGTCACATGTTGGCTGCAATGGCATATGACCGCTATGTTGCCATCTGTAACCCCTTGCTTTACAACGTCATCATGTCTTATCACATCTGCTTCTGGCTCACAGTGGGAGTTTATATTTTGGGCATCCTTGGATCCACAGTCCATACAGGCTTTATGTTGAGACTCTTTTTCTGCAAGACCAATGTAATTAACCATTATTTCTGTGATCTCTTTCCACTCTTGGAACTTTCCTGTTCCAGCATCTATATCAATGAATTATTGGTTCTAGTCTTGAGTGCATTTAACATTCTGACTCCTGCCTTAACTATCCTTGCCTCATACATTTTCATCCTCTCCAGCATCCTCCAAATCCACTCTACTGGGGGCAGGTCCAAAGCTTTCAGCACATGCAGTTCCCACATCTCAGCTGTTGCTGTTTTCTTTGGATCTGCAGCATTCATGTACCTGCAGCCACCATCTGTGAGTTCTATGGACCAAGGGAAAGTGTCCTCTGTGTTTTATTCTATCATTGTGCCCATGCTGAATCCCCTGATCTACAGTCTGCGGAATAAAGATGTCAAATTTGCCCTGAAAAAAATTCTGGACAGTAAAAATTTTCATGAATAG
- the LOC106836011 gene encoding olfactory receptor 8G1-like, whose translation MTEGNHSTVTEFILAGLTEQPELQLPLLLLFLGIYVVTVVGNLGMITLIGLTSHLHTPMYYFLSSLSFIDLCHSTVITPKMLMNFVTERNIISYPACMTQLYFFLVFVISECHMLAVMAYDRYVAICNPLLYNVTMSNQVCSWMVVGVYIMGLSGATAHTGCMLRVLFCKADVINHYFCDIFPLLELSCSSTYINEVVVLCFSAFNILTPTLIIFGSYVFLIAGILHIHTTEGRSKAFSTCSSHISAVAVFFGSVAFMYLKPSSVNSMDQAKVSSVFYTIIIPMLNPLIYSLRNKDVKVALNKILEKRTYL comes from the coding sequence ATGACAGAGGGAAATCATTCCACAGTGACTGAGTTCATCCTTGCTGGGTTAACAGAACAGCCAGAACTCCAGCTGCCCCTTCTGCTCCTCTTCCTAGGAATCTATGTGGTCACAGTGGTGGGGAACCTGGGCATGATCACACTGATAGGGCTCACTTCTCACctgcacacccccatgtactaTTTCCTCAGCAGCTTGTCCTTCATTGATCTCTGCCATTCCACTGTCATTACCCCTAAAATGCTGATGAACTTTGTAACAGAGAGGAATATTATCTCTTATCCTGCATGCATGACTCAactctatttctttcttgtttttgttatATCAGAATGTCATATGTTGGCTGTAATGGCATATGATCGCTATGTAGCCATCTGTAACCCATTGCTTTACAATGTCACCATGTCTAATCAGGTCTGTTCCTGGATGGTAGTTGGGGTGTATATCATGGGCTTGTCAGGTGCCACAGCTCACACAGGCTGCATGCTAAGAGTGCTTTTCTGCAAGGCTGATGTAATCAACCATTACTTCTGTGATATTTTTCCACTACTGGAGCTCTCCTGCTCCAGTACTTATATCAATGAAGTGGTAGTTTTGTGTTTCAGTGCATTTAATATCCTTACCCCAACCCTCATTATCTTTGGCTCATATGTCTTCCTCATTGCCGGCATCCTCCACATCCACACAACTGAGGGAAGATCTAAAGCCTTTAGCACATGCAGCTCCCATATCTCAGCtgttgctgttttctttggcTCTGTAGCATTCATGTACTTAAAACCATCATCAGTCAATTCTATGGACCAAGCGAAAGTGTCTTCAGTGTTTTACACCATAATTATTCCCATGCTGAACCCTTtgatctacagcctgaggaataAAGATGTCAAAGTCGCCCTAAATAAAATCCTTGAGAAAAGAACTTACCTATGA